In Sorghum bicolor cultivar BTx623 chromosome 8, Sorghum_bicolor_NCBIv3, whole genome shotgun sequence, one genomic interval encodes:
- the LOC8082773 gene encoding BTB/POZ domain-containing protein At2g13690: MPTTTSSSTAAAAQQRRRSRRKAPPPRQPWCCSFGLDPSTAAATAAGGGRSLLPAPPRAKPPPQQLAPPLSRRIRSPGRVSPIDDLTLPGSAGSSVSARLSSVTECPPLPPPPPPVAAAAVENPREILKLRLVDKGVILEVDELGRVRRESKVVGKVLGERGGEVTVEGMVEVEAFREAVDMMLEDEDEAAAMRRLGRGGVARAIDVLEVSLSLMFDRGVNNCLRYLDAVPWNESEEEAIKKLVYQHSSYKAAFRDLLARLQPESPASSAELVVELADSITKGTNNNARKELRNLVNGILSKSSVYIKGDKELDSRSIYCICHSCLNSLVVLFEESSELAHADQTSLSSIGRKGPLERIYKLVEDINWLLQILIDRQMGEEFIDLWADQKTLSSMHEQRVSPMVRHELSRISATVFIAMGSGKLHCTGDRRFAVFQAWFRPMLVDFSWLRRYPKGLNMTALEEGIGQALLTLTLKQQQALFLQWFEAFSGQGRECPDLIRAFQVWWRRSFVRSLGSNG; the protein is encoded by the exons atgccgacgacgacgagctcgtcgacggcggcggcagcgcagCAGCGCCGCCGGAGTCGCCGCAAGGCGCCCCCGCCACGCCAGCCCTGGTGCTGCTCCTTCGGCCTCGACCCCTCCacggccgccgccaccgcggcAGGCGGCGGCCGGAGCCTCCTCCCCGCGCCGCCGCGAGCCAAGCCGCCGCCGCAACAGCTCGCGCCGCCGCTCTCCCGCCGCATCCGCTCCCCGGGACGCGTATCCCCCATCGACGACCTGACCTTGCCTGGCTCCGCGGGTTCGTCTGTTTCCGCGCGGCTGTCGTCCGTCACCGAATGCCCGCCTCtgcctccaccgccgccgccggtggcgGCGGCCGCTGTGGAGAATCCGAGGGAAATTCTGAAGCTAAGGTTGGTCGATAAAGGCGTGATCTTGGAGGTGGATGAGTTGGGGAGGGTGCGCAGGGAGAGCAAGGTGGTGGGGAAGGTTCTTGGGGAACGAGGCGGCGAGGTGACGGTGGAAGGAATGGTGGAGGTGGAGGCCTTCAGGGAGGCGGTGGACATGATGCTGGAAGACGAAGACGAGGCTGCTGCGATGAGGCGGCTCGGGCGTGGTGGTGTCGCGCGAGCCATCGACGTGCTCGAG GTATCCTTGTCACTTATGTTTGACAGAGGAGTTAACAATTGTCTAAGGTATCTGGATGCTGTTCCGTGGAATGAATCTGAAGAGGAGGCAATTAAGAAACTGGTGTACCAGCATTCTTCGTACAAGGCAGCTTTCAGAGATTTGCTGGCAAGGTTACAGCCAGAAAGCCCTGCCTCGTCTGCAGAACTGGTAGTTGAACTAGCCGATTCCATCACAAAGGGGACCAACAACAATGCTCGGAAAGAGCTGCGGAATTTAGTCAATGGGATCTTATCAAAATCATCCGTCTACATAAAGGGTGATAAAGAGCTGGACAGCAGGAGCATTTACTGTATCTGCCATTCTTGCCTGAACTCCCTGGTGGTATTATTCGAAGAATCTTCGGAGTTGGCCCATGCTGATCAAACATCACTATCGTCAATTGGAAGAAAAGGACCACTTGAGAGGATCTACAAGCTAGTCGAGGACATCAACTGGTTGCTGCAGATTCTAATAGACAGGCAAATGGGAGAGGAATTCATCGACCTATGGGCAGACCAAAAGACCCTCAGCAGCATGCACGAACAACGGGTGTCCCCGATGGTACGCCACGAGCTCAGCCGGATCTCAGCCACGGTGTTCATCGCCATGGGGAGCGGCAAGCTCCACTGTACCGGAGACAGGAGGTTCGCCGTCTTCCAGGCCTGGTTCAGGCCAATGCTGGTGGATTTCAGTTGGCTCCGGAGATACCCGAAGGGCCTCAACATGACGGCCCTGGAGGAAGGGATCGGTCAGGCGCTGCTGACGCTCACGCTGAAGCAGCAGCAGGCGCTGTTCTTGCAGTGGTTTGAGGCTTTCAGTGGTCAAGGCCGGGAATGCCCTGACCTTATCAGAGCCTTCCAGGTCTGGTGGCGCCGGTCGTTCGTGAGATCCTTAGGTAGTAATGGGTGA